The genomic interval CGACCTTGAAGCGATCCCGCAGGCCGACCAGGGCCTTGTGCACGGTGGCCTCGTGGCCGTTCCACTCGACCTTCATGCTGTCCCGCACGTGAAGCTTGCGCTCCTGGATCTTGGCCACCTCACGTCCGTCGGCGTCCTCCAGCACGAAGGTGTCGCGGATCCGCAGGGCCTTGCCGTCCACCTTGAACGCCCGCTCGCCGGACTCGTCCTCAATCCAGTAGTCATCGCCGATCGACAGCAGCTTCTCGCGCATCTGGTAGCGCCGCGCCGGGGCGTTGCCGCCGTGGTGCCGATCTCGTAGGCCCATGATTTCTCCTCCTCCGGAGCGCCTCGGACTACAGCCCGGTCTGGACCGTGATCCGACCGCTGGTTGCGGCCGCCGTCAGTGCGCCGGTGTCGAGATCGTTCTGGTCGGCGTAGAGCTCGGCGAAGTCGGCGATGGCCTGGTCGAAGCGGTCGCTGGAGCCGAGGTAGGCGGCGATGGCGACGCGGTCCCCGGAGCGGGTGCGCGCGGGCCAGGGCCCGACCGCAGATCCGCGCGTAGAATGTCATTCCGTCCGGGACCATCCCTCGACCACCACCGAACCCTTGCCGTCGCGCAGCTGACGCAGGTAGAAGTCCCGCTCGACGTCGTCCGGGTGGCGGCGAAGATCGTCATGCCGATCGCAGTATCGCTGCGCTGGTTCACGGTGGCTTTCCTTGGTGTGGTGCGACCGTCGAGCGGGGTTGCTTGCCCGCTCCCTGGGCTTGAAATGGTGTGGTCCTCCGGTGGCGTCGCCCCCTTCCGGCTACCGCTCGGCCCCGCAGGCGATCCGGGCGAGCCGGGTGACCGTCTCTCGGACCGTCCCGGGCTGTCCCGCCGACGGGGACGCCCCGGGGTGCTGCGGGGCGATGCGGACCCGCAGCACACTCGGCCGAGAGGCGAAGCGCAACGGTGGGTCAAGAAGCAAGGCCTCGCCGTCCACCCCCGCAGGGACGGGGCCGGAGGCGTCGATCTGGAACGTCGGAGCCGACCACTGCCCCCAGTGTCTCGGTCGCCCGCCGCCGCCAGCGACCGGGCGGCAGGTACCCAGCACGGCGACCCCCAGCCGGCCAGAGCCCAGCCGGGGCCGAGTGCCCGAACCGATCGCCCGCCCGAGACGGTAGACGTTGTTCGAGACCAGGATGGCGGTCGCCAAACGATGATCGGATCCGCCGGGATCGGTCCACCGGAGCTCACCGCTTCGCATGGACTCGTCACCGACGACGTCGGGCGCGGTGTCCAGGATGGTGCGCAGCTTGGCGTCCCGGTAACCCTCTCGCTGCACCGCCTCCGCGTACAGGCCCAGTGAGACGTTGTTGACGACGGCCCGCCCGTTGACCTCGGCGAGGTCGACCCGGCGCTCACCGCCGTTGACGAAGGCGTCGAGGGCGCCGACCACGTCGTCGCGGTCCACCCCGAGGTCCAGGGCGAAGTGGTTGCGCGTCCCGGCGGGGATGCAGGCGAACGGGAGGTCGTGCTCGGCGGCGATGGTGGCGACCAGAGCCTGAGTTCCGTCCCCGCCAGCGGCGGCCAGCGCGTCGGCACCCCGATCTCCTTGGCCGGGTCACCGTTGGCTCCGGCCAGCGGGAGGATGGTGGCCGCGATCATCGGCCCAGCGATGAGTCCGGGCCCAGTACGAGCACGCGCGACGGCCCGATCACCGCGTAGCCGATCAGGCAGAGGATCGAGGTGTAGAGCCCGGTCACGGCGGGCAGCCCGGCGAGCTCCGCGTAGGCCATCCCCTGAGG from Actinomycetes bacterium carries:
- a CDS encoding LURP-one-related family protein; the protein is MGLRDRHHGGNAPARRYQMREKLLSIGDDYWIEDESGERAFKVDGKALRIRDTFVLEDADGREVAKIQERKLHVRDSMKVEWNGHEATVHKALVGLRDRFKVEVDDGPDLSAHGNLVDHEYEIERDGDTVAKVSKKWFRVRDSYGVEIEPGQDDALILAITVSIDAMTRG
- a CDS encoding diacylglycerol kinase family protein codes for the protein MAAAGGDGTQALVATIAAEHDLPFACIPAGTRNHFALDLGVDRDDVVGALDAFVNGGERRVDLAEVNGRAVVNNVSLGLYAEAVQREGYRDAKLRTILDTAPDVVGDESMRSGELRWTDPGGSDHRLATAILVSNNVYRLGRAIGSGTRPRLGSGRLGVAVLGTCRPVAGGGGRPRHWGQWSAPTFQIDASGPVPAGVDGEALLLDPPLRFASRPSVLRVRIAPQHPGASPSAGQPGTVRETVTRLARIACGAER